The DNA window GTATTAACAATTGGGAAAACATAAGCATCCTATGCAATCTACAGATGAGGATCAATTAAGGCAGAACAATaactttttcttttatgaaagttAAATTGTATTAAGAAAAGCACTAGCCACTACGCTTATGCTTATGCTTGGAAGTGCAGTAGCTTACGCTTTTGGGTGTGTTTCTCTTGaaaaagcatcaaattgatgtttttagaaGATGGCTAACACTGCCAACAGAAGGTACCATTACACCCAGGCTTTATATTCAACATTTCTATCTACGCTTAATTCATATGCTAAACAATTATGAGCCAGTCGAAAGATAAGCACCATTAATTCCTCCCAATCATTTGGATAAACAATAAGATCAGTCAACAAATGAATGAACTCTCTGATTTTGTCACTAGAGTGTTGACCATGAAGAATGGCATCATGGTCTCAAAAGATGATAATCATGCGTCTTCCTTACATGATTTTCTTGGTACATTTACTATGAAGATCGTACGTTGATACCAAGAACAAAGACTAAGATTTAAACTTCAAAACACTAACAGCAGAGCAGCATGTAAATGTACCATTCAGTGATTAATGTTAATGTTGATCAGTTGCGGAACCACCCATGCTTTGAGATTGTTTCATTACATCAACAGAGCTGTAAGGACAAAATTTTCTATTCACTTTGACTTGCTGTCTAGCCAACAATATGATTAAAGCCACTAcatttctttataaataattgGTTCATTTTGAAAACAACACCGTGATTGTCGGCAGTGGAACATGAACATTAGAATCCAAATTCTAAAAAAGCTGCAACAGTTTAGAGGTTACGAGCCATCCAATGCTAAATAGCACACACGTCCAGACATTACCAAACAGTGACATAACACATCAGGACACTACTCGCAGGTGGGTCCAACTGgattatttatttctcttatcTAGGTACATTATAAATGAAATGAACTCTTGGTTGAACTTTCCTTTTCATGTATTCATTGAATTTAACTGAAATGCCAGAATTTTATCTGAGCAAAATTGCCATTGGTTTGCTCTCTCTACGTTGTCATTCTAGCGTTCGCATCATATGCGAGACCTAGAGAAATATAATTTCTCATGAATGTACCGGTTTGGATAAATACTTGTTGCTTAAGGCCTGCCTGTGACCTGAGATGGATTTAGCATCGGTGCTAAAAGCTAGCCCGAAAATAccttaaatgttaaaattaagaagaaaaaccatGTAGTGGAGAGGTGGTCCTAACTCAAAAAGTGACGTAATCAGAAACAGAAACAAGAGAAATGTAGTTCTGCCAAGGCAAACTTCaagaaagaaaggggaaaaaaacaaagtaataccATGAATGAGATTGAAGAGGCTGCCATTGGGTTGATAATCAAAGATAACAAGCCTTTCTCCTTTAGCTTGAAAATAAGCAGCGATTGGCACCAAATTTGGGTGTCTAAGCGCACCGACAACATCCATGTGCCTCTCAAACACATCACTACTAGTAATTGCAGTCTTACTAGCATCAAGCCTTTTCACTGTAACAATCAATTGATTATCAAGAACAGCTTTATAAGTAGTTCCAATCGTACCCCTCCCCAGCAACTCGGCAGATGCCCTCATTAACTGCTCTAATGTATAAACCTGTGTTTTCCCTCCACAAAACACTAAACTCCCACTCTTCTCTGCTTTCCTAACTTGTTGAACCAGCCCTTCTTTCGCCTTCGTATTTATAATCTCATGACCCTTCTCTCCAACTTGACTTTGCATTGCCGGATTGTTCGAAGGTGTCCTAACCGGAGAAGTCGTCCCGGTCACCActtgttctttctcttcttcagcATGTCTTTCTTGCTTCTGTTTCTTgaccaaaaccaaaacaaagcaCAGCAAAGAAAGTACTAAAACCGAAACCCCAACAGTAAATCCCAAAACAACACCACTTCTACTAGGCTTCTGCTTCGAAGGAGGAGTTATAGATACTACAACCCCACCTCCAGCTTGAGCGCTTTGTCCAAACGGCACTCCTGCCGGCGAACTAGCAGTAGGAGAAGCCGAAGAATCAAAAAATGGAGACCGTGGCTTGCAAGCCTTATTAATAATCTCTCCACAAAGAAAAGGATTTAAGGAGAAAGAGGAAGTGTCAAAACGTGACAATGTAGGGGTCAAAGGAATGGGGCCGGTAAGGTTATTACcagaaacattaaagaaaacaagaagtCGGAGGTCTAAAGAAGGGAGTGTCCCGTTAAACTGATTAAACTCGAGTTGGAGCGAGTTTAACCGGTCCAAAGAAGATAAATTTACGGGAAGCTGTCCAGCGAGATTGTTGTACGAAAGATCAAGAATTGTTAATCTATGGAGCAATAAAATGGAAGGAGGGAAAGAAGCAGAGAAAGAGTTATGGTTTAAAAACAGAGATTTTAGGTTAAAGAGTGGGGACAAGTCAGGAATGGGACCGGAGAGGGAGTTGTTTTGGAGAGAAAGGACACGAAGTTGGTCGAGCCGGGAAAGAGTGAAGGGAGGGAAAGTCCCACGCAGACCGAAACCTTGAAGGACAACACGGACAACACGGCCTTGAGCACATTTGATGCCTTGCCATTGACAGTAGTCAAAACGTTCGTTGAGGGTGTAGAAGAGTTTGTTGTCTAAGTCAGCTTTGGATTTGAAAGAGAGGATGGAAACTGCGTCTAGTGGGGGAAGGTAGGTTGTTTGCTCAAGCTGAGAGGTGGTGAGGGtggtgaggaggaggaggaggaagaagaggaggagagggTTGCTTAGTGGCATTGTGAAGTGGGAAGTGGAGGATGTTTGTGGTTGCTTCATATGGCCGAGTGTTGGTGGGCAGCTGGCTGGGTTTTTAGCGAGTGGGATATTCAGAAAGTCACGTGGAAGTACAGAATGGAGAAAGAAATTGAGCGATTTTTGAGGGTGCATTGTCTAGTACGAGGGTTCTTTATTATTGCGTTCGAAAcatgctttttttaatattttttctaactttaaattaataatttttttaataattctaatatgctaatattaaattaacatgataaagtttttttacatagttaatttgtttaatttaatatgtcatCCATAGTGATCTCACAGGTTAGATGTTGTAGATCTTtgtcttaattttaattttttttattatattaacttttataatgaacttattttattgttaaatatttatttctccaAATGTGTTTTAAATTGCGTAAGCAATatcaaacatttaaattatatgttgcgagtttatttgatattataataatagttattttttaagaaatatattaatttttttaatattaatatataaaaacataaaaatataatttaaaaaaaattaaattcttttaaaacatgaaaacaaacaatttta is part of the Populus trichocarpa isolate Nisqually-1 chromosome 7, P.trichocarpa_v4.1, whole genome shotgun sequence genome and encodes:
- the LOC7462597 gene encoding probable inactive receptor kinase At5g67200; protein product: MHPQKSLNFFLHSVLPRDFLNIPLAKNPASCPPTLGHMKQPQTSSTSHFTMPLSNPLLLFFLLLLLTTLTTSQLEQTTYLPPLDAVSILSFKSKADLDNKLFYTLNERFDYCQWQGIKCAQGRVVRVVLQGFGLRGTFPPFTLSRLDQLRVLSLQNNSLSGPIPDLSPLFNLKSLFLNHNSFSASFPPSILLLHRLTILDLSYNNLAGQLPVNLSSLDRLNSLQLEFNQFNGTLPSLDLRLLVFFNVSGNNLTGPIPLTPTLSRFDTSSFSLNPFLCGEIINKACKPRSPFFDSSASPTASSPAGVPFGQSAQAGGGVVVSITPPSKQKPSRSGVVLGFTVGVSVLVLSLLCFVLVLVKKQKQERHAEEEKEQVVTGTTSPVRTPSNNPAMQSQVGEKGHEIINTKAKEGLVQQVRKAEKSGSLVFCGGKTQVYTLEQLMRASAELLGRGTIGTTYKAVLDNQLIVTVKRLDASKTAITSSDVFERHMDVVGALRHPNLVPIAAYFQAKGERLVIFDYQPNGSLFNLIHGSRSTRAKPLHWTSCLKIAEDVAQGLAYIHQTSNLVHGNLKSANVLLGADFEACITDYCLAMLADTSSSENPDSAACKAPETRKASRRATSKSDVYAFGVLLLELLTGKHPSQHPYLVPADMLDWVRTVRDDGSGDDNQLGMLTEVASVCSLTSPEQRPAMWQVLKMIQEIKDNVMVEDNAADGYS